One region of Hymenobacter sediminicola genomic DNA includes:
- a CDS encoding polysaccharide deacetylase family protein: MPPDSVMLRRLSLLCVLLILLEAGLGSVGAHAQVLRRPVPDKLVVLTFDDAALSHATYVAPLLRQYGFGATFFVCEFREPAFADKTKYMSWAQIRQLHRQGFEVGSHTLTHRHVNRLTQEQLGAELDSIEGRCHSNRIPRPVTFAYPGYDTAPTATTLLPARGYHLARAGGNRPYDPVTDNPLLIPSFSTSGPDTAKVLPALRQAQNGRIVVLTVHGVPDVAHDWVSTPPALFELYLRYLHDHHYTVVALRDLARYVNLPEAIRTIPPRYENLK, from the coding sequence TTGCCTCCTGATTCTGTGATGCTGCGCCGCCTTTCCCTGCTCTGTGTGTTGCTGATTCTGTTGGAAGCGGGGCTGGGCAGTGTAGGCGCGCACGCCCAGGTGCTGCGCCGCCCCGTGCCCGACAAGCTGGTGGTACTCACCTTCGATGATGCTGCTCTTAGCCATGCCACCTACGTTGCGCCCCTGCTAAGGCAGTACGGGTTCGGCGCCACATTTTTCGTATGCGAATTCCGGGAGCCGGCTTTTGCCGACAAAACGAAGTATATGAGCTGGGCGCAAATTCGGCAGTTGCACCGGCAGGGCTTCGAAGTCGGGAGCCACACGCTCACGCATCGGCACGTCAACCGTCTGACGCAGGAGCAGCTGGGGGCCGAGCTGGATTCAATAGAAGGCCGCTGCCACAGTAACCGGATTCCCCGGCCTGTCACTTTCGCCTATCCGGGCTACGACACCGCACCCACCGCTACCACGCTACTGCCGGCGCGCGGCTACCACCTGGCCCGCGCCGGTGGCAACCGCCCCTACGACCCTGTCACCGATAATCCGCTCCTGATTCCCAGCTTCAGCACCTCCGGCCCCGACACGGCGAAAGTGCTGCCTGCCCTGCGGCAGGCGCAAAACGGCCGCATCGTGGTGCTGACAGTACACGGCGTACCCGATGTGGCCCACGACTGGGTGAGTACGCCGCCCGCACTGTTCGAACTGTACCTACGCTACCTACACGACCATCACTATACGGTGGTGGCGCTGCGCGATTTGGCTCGCTACGTGAACCTGCCCGAAGCTATTCGAACCATTCCGCCCCGCTACGAGAATCTGAAATAA
- a CDS encoding cation:proton antiporter has product MSLYNLILVVLGVAILAVAWLPSLLRKYPLSYPIVFVGLGALVFWLPLGLPTPDPIKHSTFVTHLTEICVTVALTGTGLKIDRKFSLWRWRAPLQLVLVLMVITIGIFMVVAWRLGGLLPASALLLAATLAPTDPVLAGDVQVGKPGEGGEDNVRFSLTGEAGLNDGLAFPFVHLAALLLPVALLPFSEQLLHWAWMDVLFRTAVGVIGGWLAGKVLSFLIFDLPHRVRINPEAYGFVALAVTLTAYGLIELLHGYGFLAVFVAAVTLRAHERSHEYHTEMHEFTDQLERLLIVVILILFGGALVRGLLEPLTWSGAALGLFLLLILRPIGGILTLGRSRVTWPERLVISFFGIRGIGSFFYLAYALSKHDFPDAPQLWAITGFTVLTSIILHGALATPVMDWLDRRHGRPTALELEEKHLAEQEKQAAS; this is encoded by the coding sequence ATGTCGCTCTACAATCTGATTTTGGTGGTGCTGGGCGTGGCCATCTTGGCAGTGGCCTGGCTGCCTTCGCTGCTGCGCAAATACCCGCTTTCCTACCCCATTGTGTTTGTGGGGCTAGGGGCGCTGGTGTTCTGGCTGCCGCTGGGCCTGCCCACTCCCGACCCGATCAAGCATTCTACCTTCGTTACCCACCTCACCGAAATCTGCGTGACGGTGGCCCTGACCGGTACGGGCCTCAAGATTGACCGGAAATTTTCGTTGTGGCGCTGGCGGGCACCTCTGCAGCTGGTACTGGTACTGATGGTCATCACCATCGGTATTTTCATGGTAGTGGCGTGGCGTTTGGGCGGGCTGCTGCCGGCCTCGGCGCTGCTGCTGGCCGCTACGTTGGCCCCTACTGACCCAGTGCTGGCCGGCGACGTGCAGGTGGGCAAGCCCGGCGAAGGTGGCGAAGACAACGTGCGCTTTTCCCTTACCGGCGAGGCTGGCCTCAATGATGGTTTGGCGTTTCCATTCGTGCATCTGGCGGCGCTCCTGCTGCCGGTGGCCCTACTGCCTTTTTCGGAGCAGCTGCTGCATTGGGCCTGGATGGATGTGCTGTTTCGGACGGCGGTGGGCGTGATTGGCGGCTGGCTGGCTGGCAAGGTACTGTCGTTCCTGATTTTCGATTTGCCCCACCGGGTGCGCATCAACCCCGAAGCCTATGGATTTGTGGCGCTGGCTGTCACGCTCACCGCCTACGGCCTGATTGAGCTGCTGCATGGCTATGGCTTTCTGGCCGTGTTTGTAGCGGCCGTTACGCTGCGGGCGCACGAGCGGAGCCATGAGTACCACACCGAGATGCACGAATTCACGGACCAGCTGGAGCGGTTGCTCATCGTAGTGATTCTGATTCTGTTTGGTGGCGCGCTGGTGCGCGGCTTGCTGGAGCCGCTCACGTGGTCGGGGGCGGCGCTGGGACTGTTTCTGCTACTAATTTTGCGCCCCATAGGCGGTATCCTGACGCTGGGCCGCAGTCGCGTGACGTGGCCCGAGCGGCTGGTTATCTCGTTCTTTGGTATTCGCGGTATCGGCTCGTTTTTTTATCTGGCCTACGCACTGAGCAAACACGATTTTCCCGATGCCCCGCAACTCTGGGCCATTACTGGATTTACGGTGCTAACGTCTATCATTCTGCACGGTGCGCTGGCCACGCCCGTCATGGACTGGCTGGACCGTCGCCACGGCCGCCCTACGGCGCTGGAGCTGGAAGAAAAGCATTTGGCGGAGCAGGAGAAACAAGCCGCTTCCTGA
- a CDS encoding glycoside hydrolase family 88/105 protein, translating into MLKSILTAGLLAMLTLTTQAQKLPKKKAILKTMTRANDYFMQKWPDTGKEITTNKTRPSHIWTRAVYYEGLMALHSVDKQKRYYDYAVDWSQKHQWGLHRGIETRNADNQCAGQTYLALYEIDPQPERMRDIKASIDLMVKSPQVDDWWWIDALQMAMPIYAKLGAMTKDTAYYEKMYRLYNYSKTRHGGNGLYNPQDQLWWRDKDFVPPYKEPNGEDCYWSRGNGWVVAAMVRVLEIMPKGAPHREEYEQMYLAMMKALPPLQRPDGYWNVSLHDPTNYGGKELTGTALFTYGMAWGINHGLLDAKQYQPIITKAWNAMATECVHPNGFLGYVQGTGKEPKDGQPVSYTSKPDFEDYGLGCFLLAGTELVKMK; encoded by the coding sequence ATGCTCAAATCCATTCTCACGGCCGGCCTGCTGGCCATGCTTACGCTGACGACGCAGGCCCAGAAGCTGCCCAAAAAGAAGGCCATCCTCAAAACGATGACCCGCGCCAACGACTACTTCATGCAGAAGTGGCCCGATACCGGCAAGGAAATCACGACCAACAAAACCCGCCCCAGCCACATCTGGACCCGCGCCGTGTACTACGAGGGCCTCATGGCGCTGCACAGCGTAGATAAGCAGAAGCGCTACTACGACTACGCCGTAGACTGGAGCCAGAAGCACCAGTGGGGCCTGCACCGCGGCATCGAAACCCGCAACGCCGACAACCAGTGCGCCGGCCAGACCTACCTCGCCCTCTACGAAATCGACCCACAACCCGAGCGGATGCGCGACATCAAAGCCAGTATCGATTTGATGGTGAAAAGCCCGCAGGTAGACGACTGGTGGTGGATTGACGCCCTGCAAATGGCCATGCCTATCTATGCCAAGCTGGGTGCTATGACCAAGGATACGGCTTATTACGAGAAGATGTACCGCCTCTACAACTATTCGAAAACCCGGCACGGCGGCAACGGACTCTACAACCCGCAGGACCAACTGTGGTGGCGCGACAAGGACTTCGTGCCGCCTTACAAGGAGCCTAACGGCGAAGACTGCTACTGGAGCCGCGGCAACGGCTGGGTGGTGGCAGCCATGGTGCGCGTGCTGGAAATCATGCCCAAGGGCGCCCCGCACCGCGAAGAATACGAGCAGATGTACCTGGCCATGATGAAGGCCTTGCCGCCCCTGCAGCGACCCGATGGCTACTGGAACGTGAGCTTACACGACCCCACCAACTACGGCGGCAAGGAGCTGACCGGCACGGCGCTGTTCACCTACGGCATGGCCTGGGGTATCAACCACGGCCTGCTCGACGCCAAGCAGTATCAGCCCATCATCACGAAAGCCTGGAACGCCATGGCTACCGAATGCGTGCACCCGAACGGCTTTCTGGGCTACGTGCAAGGCACCGGCAAAGAGCCCAAAGACGGCCAGCCCGTGAGCTACACCAGCAAGCCCGACTTCGAGGACTACGGCCTCGGCTGCTTCCTGCTCGCCGGCACGGAGCTGGTGAAGATGAAGTAA
- a CDS encoding DUF5103 domain-containing protein gives MRLPAFLLPLLLLASACVPLGTPITDPNAARRPATTGQVASTEYYADKTLRYQDYVYDPNVRTVLCYVQSGTTNEIFTPPVVPLSQEQPIVLEFDLLGDQSQRLTAKIVHCDADWKPSILTDMQFLSEINDILITNYRTSVNTKVPYYHYSMRAPRVKLSGNYLLVVQGAGGTPLLSRRLLVYDNSVQISMKQGIPVGGQERYTMQQIDFGIRYSMQLVNPAQEVKVVLRQNFRWDNAKYNLRPTFVRDIDRQLDYQYFNFENAFPALSEFRFFDLRTFRSIGIGVAALDAEASPRQALLQPDASRNGQGYTQFEDINGQRVIESREYGNGATNADYLDVTFQLRAAQPAAGPVYVLGALTDWQLKDEFRLTYDAEKQLYSGHALLKQGYYNFIYATQTPQGPNSVQWEGSHQEAENQYDLLVYYRPPGTRADLLIGYQSLDVNSRRP, from the coding sequence ATGCGTCTTCCCGCCTTCCTGCTTCCGCTGCTACTCCTTGCCTCGGCCTGCGTGCCGCTCGGTACGCCCATCACCGACCCTAACGCCGCGCGCCGGCCTGCCACGACCGGGCAGGTGGCGTCTACAGAATACTACGCCGACAAAACCCTGCGCTATCAGGACTACGTCTACGACCCCAACGTGCGCACCGTGCTGTGCTACGTGCAGTCGGGCACGACCAACGAAATATTTACGCCGCCCGTGGTGCCGCTCAGCCAGGAACAGCCCATTGTGCTGGAATTCGACCTGCTCGGCGACCAGAGCCAGCGCCTTACGGCCAAAATCGTGCACTGCGACGCCGACTGGAAGCCATCCATCCTGACGGATATGCAGTTTCTGAGCGAGATAAACGACATTCTCATCACCAACTACCGCACCTCCGTCAATACTAAAGTGCCTTACTACCACTACAGCATGCGGGCGCCGCGCGTGAAGCTGAGTGGCAACTACCTGCTGGTAGTGCAGGGGGCCGGCGGTACACCGCTGCTCAGCCGCCGCCTGCTCGTATACGATAACAGCGTGCAGATTTCGATGAAGCAGGGCATTCCGGTGGGAGGGCAGGAGCGCTACACCATGCAGCAGATTGATTTCGGCATCCGCTACAGCATGCAGCTCGTGAATCCGGCACAGGAAGTGAAGGTGGTGCTGCGCCAGAATTTCCGCTGGGACAACGCCAAGTATAACCTGCGCCCCACATTCGTGCGCGACATCGACCGGCAGCTCGACTACCAGTATTTCAACTTCGAAAACGCCTTCCCGGCCCTGAGCGAGTTCCGGTTTTTTGACCTGCGCACATTCCGGTCCATCGGCATTGGCGTAGCGGCTCTCGATGCCGAAGCCTCGCCCCGGCAGGCGCTGCTGCAGCCGGATGCGTCGCGCAACGGGCAGGGCTATACGCAGTTCGAGGATATCAACGGGCAGCGCGTGATTGAGAGCCGTGAGTACGGCAACGGCGCCACTAACGCCGACTACCTCGACGTGACGTTTCAGCTGCGGGCAGCGCAGCCAGCAGCTGGCCCCGTGTACGTGCTGGGTGCCCTCACCGACTGGCAGCTGAAAGACGAGTTCCGGCTGACGTATGACGCCGAAAAGCAGCTCTACAGCGGCCACGCGCTGCTCAAGCAGGGCTACTACAACTTCATCTACGCCACCCAGACGCCGCAGGGGCCGAACAGTGTGCAGTGGGAGGGTAGCCACCAGGAAGCCGAAAACCAATACGACCTGCTGGTGTATTACCGCCCACCGGGCACTCGCGCCGACCTGCTCATTGGCTACCAGAGCCTCGACGTAAACAGCCGCCGGCCCTGA
- a CDS encoding oligogalacturonate lyase family protein: MKTHPFITVLSGLALLSTGALAQAKLVTGAQTPMPAAEWIDQDTGHRVMRLTPLGGNNNSFYFHNKPFLAAKGSDGDQMVFYHSDAQGKQLRTINLKTRAVQPLTRYFQKMSGEIVAPKRREVFYQTGDSVYATHVDTRKTRLVFVFPQDFRASITTLNADETQLGGAWASDAEKEISRQYPEKKDYFRRIYESKLPRTLFTVSTEGGQLSKLFTDTAWLNHVQFSPTDPKLLMFCHEGPWELVDRIWTIDTKTKAVKLVHKRTMDREIFGHEWFAPDGKTIWFDHQLPRGATFFVTGTNLKTGKEKKYELTRDEWSVHYTISPDQKTFAGDGGYPSSVAHSPNGQWIYLFRPNGDKFKAEKLVNLAKHNYHLEPNVHFSPDGKWLIFRANFEGENQVYAVEIAKAAS, encoded by the coding sequence ATGAAAACCCACCCGTTTATTACTGTATTGAGCGGCCTGGCGCTGCTAAGTACCGGCGCGCTGGCCCAGGCCAAGCTCGTGACCGGCGCGCAAACGCCCATGCCTGCCGCCGAGTGGATCGACCAGGACACCGGCCACCGCGTGATGCGCCTTACGCCACTGGGCGGCAACAACAACAGCTTCTACTTCCACAACAAGCCCTTTCTGGCGGCTAAAGGCAGTGACGGCGACCAGATGGTGTTCTACCACTCCGATGCCCAGGGCAAGCAGCTGCGCACCATCAACCTGAAGACGCGCGCGGTGCAGCCGCTCACGCGCTACTTCCAGAAGATGAGCGGCGAAATTGTGGCGCCCAAGCGCCGGGAGGTATTCTACCAAACCGGCGACTCGGTGTACGCCACCCATGTCGATACCCGAAAGACACGGCTGGTGTTCGTGTTTCCCCAAGATTTCCGGGCCAGCATCACCACCCTCAACGCCGACGAAACTCAGCTCGGCGGGGCCTGGGCTTCTGATGCGGAAAAGGAGATTTCGCGGCAGTACCCTGAAAAGAAAGATTACTTCCGCCGCATCTACGAGTCGAAGCTGCCACGCACCTTGTTTACGGTGAGCACCGAGGGCGGCCAACTCAGCAAGCTGTTCACGGACACGGCCTGGCTGAACCACGTGCAGTTTTCGCCCACTGACCCGAAGCTGCTCATGTTCTGCCACGAAGGCCCTTGGGAGTTGGTGGACCGCATCTGGACCATCGACACGAAAACCAAGGCGGTGAAGCTGGTGCACAAGCGCACGATGGACCGCGAAATATTCGGTCACGAGTGGTTTGCGCCCGACGGCAAAACCATCTGGTTTGACCACCAGCTGCCTCGCGGCGCCACGTTCTTCGTGACGGGCACCAACCTGAAAACCGGCAAAGAGAAGAAGTACGAACTGACCCGCGACGAGTGGAGCGTGCACTACACCATTTCGCCCGACCAGAAGACGTTTGCTGGTGACGGTGGCTACCCCAGCTCAGTGGCGCACTCGCCCAACGGCCAGTGGATCTACTTGTTCCGGCCCAATGGCGACAAGTTTAAAGCCGAGAAGCTGGTGAACCTGGCCAAGCACAACTACCACCTGGAGCCCAACGTGCATTTCTCCCCCGACGGCAAATGGCTGATCTTTCGGGCCAACTTTGAGGGCGAAAACCAAGTGTACGCCGTGGAAATAGCCAAAGCCGCCTCGTAA
- a CDS encoding M48 family metalloprotease encodes MQPTLSFVLRAGAIMAVLLPLGSTRPAVSHWSAIRPVLPVQGAQPDPQVVAQFGLLNNTKLQSYIDSKGMQMGKISDRPADVKGFTIVDSPIINAFATPDGHVYFTRGIMAHFNNEAQFSGVLGHEIGHITARHGQKQQTRSTIANGALILGSILSKRVASIAQPASQVVGLGLLKYGRDDENESDKLGVKYSSAIGYDPASMADFFLTLARTEQSSGAATVPTFLSSHPNSADRYTNVKKLAQQAEQQAGRQLAVNRDQYLRMIEGLPYGDNPREGYVEGSVFYHPDLKFQFPVPQGWKSQNSPSQFQMAEPNGKAVIVLLPAGNKGLDETAQALVEQLKIQNAQAQKTTINGFQAIAIQGDQVGQDQQTGQQAITARTLSFIIQDGQNLYAFVGLTSPNDFNTYAPQFQRTAQGYKRLTDAAKLNRQPEKVRIKTAKAGQTLAQALAANGIPSKRYEEMAILNGMKTTDKMTSGMLFKVVGK; translated from the coding sequence ATGCAACCCACTCTCTCATTTGTTCTGCGTGCCGGTGCCATCATGGCTGTTTTGCTGCCGTTGGGCAGCACCCGCCCGGCTGTTTCGCACTGGAGTGCCATCCGGCCGGTGCTACCCGTGCAAGGGGCTCAGCCCGACCCGCAGGTAGTTGCGCAGTTTGGCCTGCTTAACAATACCAAACTACAGAGCTACATCGACAGCAAGGGCATGCAGATGGGCAAAATATCTGACCGCCCAGCCGATGTCAAGGGATTTACCATCGTCGATTCGCCCATTATCAACGCCTTTGCTACACCTGATGGCCACGTGTACTTCACGCGCGGCATCATGGCCCATTTTAATAATGAGGCGCAGTTCAGCGGCGTACTCGGCCACGAAATAGGCCATATCACGGCCCGCCACGGCCAGAAGCAGCAGACCCGCTCCACTATTGCCAACGGAGCCCTGATCTTAGGCTCTATCCTGTCGAAGCGAGTGGCTTCTATTGCCCAGCCAGCCTCGCAGGTCGTGGGCCTGGGCCTGCTGAAATACGGCCGCGACGACGAAAACGAATCGGATAAGCTAGGGGTGAAGTACTCCAGCGCCATCGGCTACGACCCAGCCTCCATGGCCGATTTTTTCCTGACCCTTGCGCGCACCGAGCAAAGCAGCGGCGCCGCTACTGTGCCCACCTTTCTATCGTCGCACCCCAACTCCGCCGACCGGTACACGAACGTAAAAAAGCTGGCGCAGCAAGCGGAGCAACAAGCAGGCCGCCAGCTGGCCGTGAACCGCGACCAGTATCTGCGCATGATTGAGGGCTTGCCCTACGGCGACAACCCGCGCGAGGGCTACGTGGAGGGCAGCGTATTCTACCACCCCGACCTGAAGTTTCAATTTCCGGTACCACAGGGCTGGAAGTCGCAGAACTCACCCAGCCAGTTTCAGATGGCCGAGCCCAATGGCAAGGCTGTTATCGTGCTGCTGCCAGCCGGCAACAAAGGCCTAGATGAAACCGCGCAGGCACTGGTAGAACAGCTGAAAATCCAGAACGCGCAGGCCCAGAAAACGACCATCAACGGCTTCCAGGCCATAGCCATCCAGGGTGACCAGGTAGGGCAGGACCAGCAAACCGGCCAGCAGGCTATTACGGCCCGCACGCTGAGCTTCATCATCCAGGATGGCCAGAACCTGTACGCTTTCGTCGGCCTCACGTCGCCTAACGATTTCAACACGTATGCGCCGCAGTTTCAGCGCACGGCTCAGGGCTACAAGCGCCTCACGGATGCCGCTAAACTGAACCGCCAACCCGAGAAGGTGCGCATCAAAACCGCCAAAGCCGGCCAGACGTTGGCCCAGGCCTTAGCGGCTAATGGTATTCCATCTAAGCGCTACGAGGAAATGGCCATCCTAAACGGCATGAAAACTACTGATAAAATGACCAGCGGCATGCTGTTTAAGGTGGTAGGGAAGTAA